ATTGCGGCTGCCACACTAAAGGCGCTCAAACGTAGCGAGCGGCTTTGCACACGTACAAGACCCGTACGCTCAAACCATTTTTGATGTTGGCTTATACTTTTAGGCGTGCTATTAAAGCGGTCACGACTAGAATCAGAATGAGGATTGCGATTGGCAGCAGGCTGCTTTGTCATACTTACTCTCTTTATTATCTGAGGATTTATTTAATATCTGTTATTTTAGATAGCTATTATTTTTAAATGTCTGTTTTTTTATATACTTTTGAATAGCGGGCGTTTTAACGTTTGATGCCATGGACGTACTATGCCGCCCTCATTCTACTATATTCCTTTAACTTGCAATCACTATCCTTACCATTTATCAATAAATAGGAGAGCGCGGCGTAACACAAAACGGATATAACCGACTATTTGGTTAAAAATTAACCATATCAACGCCATAGATTCAGTCTAAATAGTCAATATTTTATAGAGCAGTATAGATGAGTTGTCGATAAGCATTTGATACTATTATAAATAATTTTTTATAATTATACCCAATCATATACGGTTCCTTTTCACATTAGCCAATGATTATGATAAAATACGCCACCATTAATGGCCTATTGCCGCTATATTTTGTTTGTTAATCATGGATTGTGCTTATGAGTGTTTCTGTATTTAACCCACGCATCAATGACGCTGTGGACGCTGAGTCTACTGTCAATGCAATTGAAGCACAAGCCTCAGTGACAGCGCCTGCAAATAATATAGCGACAAAAAAAGTCTTTATCACCACCCAAGGCTGTCAGATGAATGTCTATGATTCTGACAAAATGCTGGACGTGCTGGGCGACTCGCACGGCATGGAGGTGACGCATAATATTGATGAAGCCGATGTGCTGTTAATGAACACCTGCTCTATCCGCGAAAAAGCTCAAGAGAAAGTATTTTCAGAACTGGGTCGCTGGCGCAAATTGAAAGAAAAACGTCCTGATTTGGTCATTGGCGTTGGCGGTTGTGTGGCATCGCAAGAAGGCGATAATATCCAAAAACGTGCGCCTTATGTTGATATGGTGTTTGGTCCACAAACCTTGCACCGTTTGCCTGAGTTGTACGACCAATCTAACGAACAAAAAGACATCGCACCCAAAAATCGGATTGGTACCATTGACGTATCCTTCCCAAGTATTGAAAAGTTTGATTTCTTACCAGAGCCGCGCGTTGAAGGTTATAAAGCCTTTGTTTCTATTATGGAAGGCTGCTCAAAATATTGCTCATTCTGCGTCGTCCCTTATACTCGTGGTGAAGAACTGTCTCGTCCGCTTGATGATGTGTTGGCTGAAATTGACAGCTTAGCGGCACAAGGTGTGCGTGAAATTAACTTACTCGGTCAAAACGTTAATGGCTATCGCGGCGAAAAAGATGATGGCAGTATTTGCCGTTTTGCTGAGCTATTGCATTATGTCTCGCACGTCGATGGCGTGGAGCGCATTCGCTATACTACTAGCCATCCGCTAGAATTTACTGATGATATTATCGATGCCTATGCGCAATTACCACAGTTAGTATCGCATCTACATCTACCCGTACAAAGTGGCTCAAATGCCATACTTGCCGCGATGAAACGTAACCATACCATTGATGTATATACCACTCAAATTGATAAGCTAAAAGCGGTGCGACCCGATATTCATTTATCGAGCGATTTTATCATTGGCTTCCCTGGTGAGACCGATGCTGATTTTCAAGACACGTTAAACTTGGCAAAAGACTTAAACTTCGATCACTCTTATAGCTTTATCTATTCTAAACGTCCGGGGACACCGGCATCAGAGTTGCCTGACGATGTGAGCTTTGCGACTAAAAAAGCACGCTTGGCAGAATTCCAAAAAGTAATTATCGACTCAACACTACAAAAGTCGCATAATATGGTCGGCACTACCGCTCGCGTCTTGGTTGAGCAAGTTGCCAATCGCCATCCCGATTGCTTGATTGGTACGGCGGACAATACGCGCACCGTGATGTTCCCTTATGATGAAGACAAAATGGATGAGTTATTGGGTAAAATTGTGACCGTCCGTATCACCGATTTTGTCAGTCCACACATGGTCAAAGGTGAACTGGTAGACGTGTTGGCTTAATATTAAACTCAGCCATCTTGTAATAAAAAAGCCGTTTACTATTTGAGATAGTAAACGGCTTTTTTGTGGACGAAGTTTCCTACGTTTACTTAATACCTACTCTGCTAACCAATCCGTTTTCCGCAACTGTTGCTTATTTTCACGGCGGTTTTTTTTACGTACGCTATCAATATCCTCTTTGTCGTGAATACCGCCTTTTTTTAATAGCGGATTTAATGCCAAATAATTGCGCGGTTTAACAGCGCCCAGTGAAAATGACTGCTTTTCTTGCTGCTCTAGGTGCCGTTCAATCTGTTTGGCTTGTTTTAAGGTGTCTTTTAAACTCATTATTTTACCTATCTTAATTTTTTATTTAATCTGAAAACTTAGCCTTTAATGCACATTACTTGCTTGAGCGTATGTACTACTTCTACTAAGTCCGACTGATTTGCCATCACCTCATCAATGTCTTTATAGGCGCTAGGAATCTCGTCAAGTACGCTTTTATCTTTGCGGCACTCAACGCCTTCCGTTTGTGCTTTTAGCTCATCGATAGTGAATGAGCGCACCGCTTTACTGCGGCTCATGCGTCGACCAGCGCCATGCGAGCACGAGCAGAATGACTCATGATTACCTAAACCGCGTACGATAAAAGACTTCGCGCCCATTGAACCGGGGATAATCCCTAGCTCGCCTTCATAAGCACTAATTGCGCCTTTACGGGTGACATAAACCTGCTCGCCAAAATGCACTTCTTCATTGACGTAATTATGATGGCAGTTAATCGCCTCTTTGGTCAGCTGAAACCGTGGTAATCCTGATTGCGTCGATTGCAACGCATTGATGACCAAACGCATCATCTCGCGTCGGTTTTCCAAAGCATAGTCTTGCGCCCATTCGACTGCCTCGATGTAATCGGCAAAACTGTCCGAGCCTTCAGCAAAATAAGACAAGTCTTGATCCGGCACATGCCCAAAGCGTGATTGGCGCTCCTTTTTGGCGAGACTGATAAAGTAGCGACCGATACAATTGCCAATACCGCGACTGCCCGAATGTAGCATCACCCAGACATCCTGATTTTCATCCAAACATAGCTCGATAAAATGATTGCCACCGCCCAAGGTACCCAGCTGTTTTGCCCACGTCCGCTCAAAACCTCTGAGCATTTTTAGCAAACCCGGATGTTTATCCGTAATCGGTTGCAAGCGTTTATTAAGCGGATCTAAGGTCGACATCTTAGCGCTGATTTGCTGATGCATATTGAAACCAACTGGCACTTGCTGCTCAATCGCAAGGCGCAATGACCTTAGATTATCGGGTAAGTCACTTGCCGTTAGCGATAAGCGCACCGCATTCATCCCGCAACCGATATCCACCCCCACCGCCACCGGAATAATCGCCGATTTGGTCGGAATCACGCTGCCTACTGTCGCACCGATACCCACATGCACATCCGGCATGACCGCGATATGTGAGTGGATAAATTCTAATTTTGCCACATTACGCAGCTGATCCATCGCGCCTTGTTCCACATCCGTGGTATAAATCTTGACGGGTACACCGTGGTGTCCACTATCATTTAAGATTAGTTGAATACTCATGAATTAATTTTTCCATTTTTTCTATTTACAATTTTTTTAGTTATTTTGGTATTTTATTAATTAGCTTATTTATTAATTCATAGTCTTAATTATTTAAATTTAGGCAGCACTAATCCATCCTAATTAAATAGGATTAAAAATTAAATCAATTAATAAATAAAAGGCAATAAAATACCGTTATCTTTATTAATTCCAAAAAACAGAATCTATAAAGACATAGTTATTTTATAAAGTATCGTTTAAAAAGATTGGAGGTGGAGTGATATACAGTGGTAACAAATATCGCAGAAAAATGCTATGCGCTATACAAACCCTATCAACACAATGCTGTCTGATAAATTCGTAAGTACAATGATTTTAGCAGTAATATCTAAGATAACGCAAAGGCAGTAGCGTAAAGCGAGTGATGCTTAGCCTAACCACAGCGAGGTTATCATTACTGATTTTCTCTCAACACATTCCATCTTTAAAAACGTTTGGATATTTAGGTGTGACATTATGACTCCTCCCTCGGTTGTGGCTTATTGTCAATGATTGACAACAGCAAATAAAACTGGATACGCTAAAAAATAAAGATTGTTAGGTATGATTGAATAATACAATATTATAGCAAACCTTTAAAATTAAATGTCAATTATTTTTTATAGTGAATATAAATTTCATCTATTAGAAATTAATAATTTATTTAAGTCATTTCCTTAAAAGATTAATAGTTATTAGTTAATGAATAAAATGATTTCCCACTTCAATTAATAAAGCCAGTGCAATGATGACGAAGATTACGCCACAACCGCGATTCAACCATGCCAAACGCGCGCCAACATCCAACCAACCTGATAGTTTTTTGCCACCGATGGTATAAATAATTTGCCAAATGGTCTCACTCAAAAATAACCCTATCGTCAATAGAATGTATTGTGGCCATAGTGGCGCACTAAAATTGATGAATTTAGGGAAAAAAGCGGCAAAAAACAAAATCGCTTTTGGATTCGATAACGATACCCAAACGCCTGTTCGAAATAACGTTACATTACTAGGAAAACTTTTGACCGCGGCACTCGATAGCGAGCGCGGTGCCGGGCTAATATGATGCCCATCAGCATAACTAGCAGCAACTTCCTCACCCATCGCATTGGCATCATTCATTAGGCTGCTATTATTTGCCGCGTCACGCCATGCGCTGATACCTAAATAAAGTAAGTAAAGTCCACCAACTACCTTAATCAAGGTTAATAACCAAGGTGACTGACGACTAATGACATCAAGTCCAAGCAGCGTCGATAGCAATAAAATAAATAGCCCAAGACTTAGCCCTGCCAGTGTCCATAGTGTACGTTTCACGCCATAATTCAGCCCATACTGAAATGCTAATAGCATATTCGGACCCGGTGTCGCTGAGATAAAAAACGTACTGACAAAAAATATTGTAAACAGATGCAAAGACATCAACCAATCCCTACTGTTTTATGTGACTGCTATTTACATTAAAAAATTAATGACTATAAAAAGTAAACACCGCCATAAGGACGGTGTTTTTTAACTATTTTAAACCATAGCCTGCTATAAAATAAACCTCTTATTCTTATTAAGGCAACTATAAAAATACTAACGACAGCTTTGTAATAACCGCTGTAAGAAGCCATCACAACGTTCAATCTCGCTCAGTTCAACATATTCATCCGCCTTATGCGCCTGCTCAATGCTACCAGGACCACAAATGATAGTCGGAATACCGGCATTGGTAAACTGCCCACCCTCGGTGGCATAGGCAACTTTATGGCGCTTATCATCTTCAACCAGTGCGGCAATTAAATGTTGCAGTTCAGCATTGTCATCATCGGTCATCGCTGGCACGCTTTCTTGCTGCTGCAACTCGATACCTGTCTCCGGCGCACGGGTTTGCATTTGCGCACTTAGCTCAGCAACTTTGGCTTGAATCGGCAGCAAAATATCGTCTTGCGTCATATGTGGTAAGTTACGATAATCAAAAGTGAATTCGCATAAATTCGGCACAATATTCGTCGCTGTGCCGCCTTGAATCGTCCCTACCGATAACGTCGAATACGGCACATCAAACAAGCCATCATTATCGTCACGCTGACTTAATTGTTCCGCTAAATCATCAACAAATCCCACCAAACGACTGGCATAACTAATCGCATTGACCCCTTGCGGTGTTAAGGAGGAATGCGCAGACTTGCCATGGACACGGCAGCGATAAACCGCAATGCCCTTATGCGCGACTACCATAGTCATATTGGTCGGCTCACCAACGATACAATAGTCAGGCGTGATATTGCGTGCTTTTAGGTCTGCTAATATCAATGGTGCACCGAGGCAACCCACCTCTTCATCAAAGGATAATGCCAAATGCAACGGTCGACGCAGCTGACCACTTTTAGAGAGCTGTGCAGCCTCTGGCAATAGCGTTAATGCACAGGCAATAAAGCCCTTCATATCACATGATCCACGTCCATAAAGGCGTGAGCCTCGGATAGTGGCGGTAAATGGCTCAGATGTCCACGCTTGACCATCGACAGGCACAACATCAGTATGCCCAGAAAGAACTAAGCCACCATTGACGATGTCAGCGTTTTTACCCGCTGGTACAGTAACGAATAGATTGGCTTTGTTTTTGGCTTCATTAAAGGTCAAATCTACCGTCAGGCCTAAATGTTCACAGTAAGCCTGCACATCTTTGATTAACGCTAAATTCGAATGGCGACTAACGGTATCAAAGGCAATGAGCCGCATGAGCCAATCAATGCTATTTTTAGGATAAGAGGTGCTAGCTTTACTTCGAACATCGCTATTATTGCTGCTAATTGAAACCATGAGATATCCTTATGGAATAAAAGCGACCTAAAAAGCCAAACGATTGGCAGACGCTAGAGAATGAGACTGACACGAAACCATACCATAATAACTGCGAAAACAGCGGCTTGTGACCGCTGTTTTATAAAAAAATATGTTCGCAAGTTAGTTCACTTACGACGGATTGTTTTGGTTCATCACATCAATAACAGGCGGTATAGGTTTTGGTAATGACCCTTCTGCTTCGCGCTCTTTCGTAGTTTTTGCATCCATTTTTAGTCCAGCAATCAAGGCTAACTCTTTCACAGACTTACGCTGACGCGTGGCAAAGCTGACTGGAATCATGCGCGCAAACTCATAAATATAAATATACGATTCCTCACCGCCTTCATATTCTTCATCATCTTCTAAACGAATACCGCCAATTTTTGCCAAGTCCATCAGCATCTCATTTTCTTCAGCACTAATTCGACAGTCAGAGATACCAAAGCCCGTCATAAAGCCATTAGCCCATTGTTTTAGCGCCATCACACGCTCGTATAAGTCATGGTCATCATCAGGCACAAGAGGCGTATAGGCATAGGCGTCATCTTTATCTTTAAGCTGAAAGACCGTATCTTCCGCTTCTTCGGTTAATAGCGTCAACGCGGCATCAGGCAATGGCGCAAAGCTTAACTCTTCAAGGATTGTTGCCCAACCTTGTTCATCAGGCGCATTACAGGCGGTCATCAATCCGGTCATAAAGCCATGTATCTCACTGACAGACGCATCTGTCCAATCTGCAAACGCTTCAGACCAGGTGTTCCAGCCAGAGATATTATCATTCATAAAGGTCATCCTAATGGGTAATTAGCGTATATTAATAGTAGCGCATATCAATATACGCTAGTAAATTGCGCTACGCTGTTCGTAGCGCGGCAACGAATAAAAGTGAAAAACAAAGGCAATAGGTACAATTACTTTGTTGATATAGATATAATGCGGTCACCTATGGCATTATTAAATGTATCGACCAAAATTCATCCACGCTCACTTGTTAAGGGTAAAAACTGACTATGTATGATCAACTTGAAACATTAGAAAAAACAATACTCGATATCAAAAAGCAGTATCAGCTGGTCAGTGCTGAACTTACCAGCCTTAAGCAACAACCCAATACCGGCTCTAAAGAATTTGCCGCGCTCAAATCTAAGCTTGAGAACAGCTGTGCAGAACGTGATAACCTCAAAAAGCAATTAAGCGATTTTGATAACCGCTACCAAAGCCTTGCTGAAGCGCATCATATGATTGGCGAAGAACAAGACGAACTACAAAAACAACTCGCCGACTTACAAGAACAAAATAAAGCCATGCAACAGCATAACCATGAGCTAAAAGAACAAAACAGTGATATCCAACAGCAAATCAATGATATCAAACAGCAAAATAGCCAATTACAACAGAAAAACAAGCTGGCATCAGAACGCACACAGGTTGTATTGGATCGTCTGACACGTATTGACCAAATGGATGGTTAATACCTTTTAATCAGTTACTTTTAATGAGTCACTTTTCATCAGTAACTATTAACACCTTTTTATTTTACCCATATTCTCATATCTTGTAGGATTTCTTATGACCGATGCCAACACTGACACTCAAGCACAGCCTGAAAAAACGACTGAGCAAAATGTCAATACACAGACCGACCAAACGGTAAGTACCGATTTAAACATTGATTTAGACGCTGAGGTAAATGCTGAGCAAAAAACAGTAGACGCTAGTGTACAGACGACCGAAACCCCAGCGCCAGCAATGAAAAAAGTCGACATTGTGATTGCGGGCGTCACTTATCAAATCTACTGCCCTGTTAATGAAGAAGAAGAACTACGCTCAGCGGTGTATTACATCAATAACTTCGTGTTAGATATTAAACAAGATGCACCAAACCTACCACAAGAAAACCTCTTGGTACTCTGCTGCTTAAATTTATTTGAGAAAATTAATTCTCAGCAAAAAAACGATGAGAGTCGTCGTTATGACGCCGAAAAATCAGAGTTACTATTAAACAAAATTGTACTAGATGCACAGTCTATTTTATAACTTAGCACTCATGTGGGTAAAAAATTAACTTTAAGAGGAATATTTTTTATCCGCGTGAAAATCAGCTTGATGTTCATAATTGCAAAAGAATAAATCGTTATTAGCCTTGGTAGTGGTATTGCTGTTAGCAGTGTCAATATCGTTACCAAGCGTAGTCGGACGGGTCTCAAGAACGCCACGATATTCAGCCAAGCTATGACCGCAAAAGTCACACGAACGCGGTGTAGTGACGTCGCCTTTTTGTGGCATCATGCTTTTCGGTGGACGCGGATACATCACCTTATAAAATCCCCACATCACAATCCAGACGATAATTAAGATAGTAATAACGGCAAACACGGCAGTGCTCCTGCTAGTAATGGTGAACGATTGATATTCATAATCTAAAGTTTACTGTAAATTGCGCTATCAGTACAATCATGGCTCTAGTAATGGTATTTAAATGTACCAAGCTTTGATAATTTTTATATTTTAACTAAGACAAAGATGCATAAAAAAAACTGGCTACGTAAAGCCAGTTTTTTCATGCAGATATGATAACGTTATGGCTTGTATAGTAACAAACTTATAGCTGCAACTCACTAATATCAGCAACGGTTAGGAATAATGCACGCACTTGTTTCAATAATGCTAAACGGTTATTTTTGAGTGCCGCATCTTCACTATTGACCATAACCTCTTCAAAAAATTGCGTTAACGGTGCATCTAAGCTGGTCAATGTTTGCAATACTTGCGTGTAATCGGCTTGCGCTAATTGCGGCTGTACAGCCGTTTGCGCTTGGCGAACGCTGCTATATAACGTCTGTTCAGCAGGCTCGGTTAATAGCGCTTCCTCGACATTCTCAGCAACCAAACTTTCGGACTTAGCGAGAATATTTGCCACACGTTTATTAGAATCGGCAAGCATTGACGCTTGTGGCAATGCACTGAACGCTTGCACGGCACGAATACGCTGATCAAAATCAAGCGGCATATGCGGATTAATTGCTTGTACCGCCTGAATAGTATCAACGCTGACGCCTTGCTCCGTATACATGGCACGATAACGCGAATTTAGAAACGCCATGACTTGGGTGAAGGTGTCACCCATTTTTTCAATTTTACTGCCATTATCATCACTGTAGTTTTTAATCGCTTGTTCCACTAATGCCACTAAATTAATCGGCAACTGTTTTTCGATTAAAATACGCAATACACCAATCGCTGAACGACGCAAGCTGAACGGATCTTTTGAACCCGTTGGCGGTTGACCAATGGCAAAAACACCGACTAAAGTATCTAAGCGGTCCGCCAATGCCAAGCAAATACCGATTGGCGTTTGTGGTAATACGTCACCGCTAAACTTCGGAAGATACTGCTCTTCCAAGCTGGCAGCAACTGCTTCAGGCTCACCATTCAAACGCGCATAGTAGGTGCCTGCAATCCCTTGTAAATCAGGATATTCACCAACCAATGAACTTGCTAAATCCGCTTTTGCTAACATTGCAGCGCGTGCAGTGTCGTCAATATTAATTTGCTGACCTTGCTGCTGTAATAAAGCCGCGATAAAGGTCGCAAGCTTCGCAATGCGTTCAGATTTTTCCCAAATCGTCCCCAGCTGATCTTGGAATACGCGGGTTTTTAAACTTTCCGTCAACGCGAACAACGGTTGCTTTTGATCTTGTAAAAAGAAAAACTCAGCATCAGCCAAACGCGGACGCACGACCTTTTCATTGCCTTCGATAATCTGCTTGGGATCTTTAGAAGCAATATTGGTGATAAAGATAAAATAAGGCTGCAATTTGCCATCTTTATCGGTCAGACAAAAATACTTTTGATCGGCTTGCATGGTTGAAATGAGCGCCTCTTGCGGCACTTGTAAAAAGCGCGGCTCAAAATCGGCACGTAGGGCAATCGGGAAATCAACCAATGCTGTCACTTCATCCAATAAATCCTGCGGCACAATCGCAGTCGCATTGATTTCGTCTGCTAACGCTTGCACTTGATTATTAATAAACGCTTGGCGCTTATCAAAATCTGCAACGACTTTAAGACTGTCTAATAATGCCTCGTAATCATTAGCATGGTTAATCGTATGATATTCAGGACTATGAAAACGGTGACCGCGTGTCTGCTGTCCGCTCTGATGTCCCTGAATATTTGCATCAATCACACGATCATCTGCCATTAATACCACCCACTGCACTGGACGCACAAATTCGTCACGGCTTGCCCCTGAACGCATACGTTTGGCAATGGGTAAATTATCAAGCGCGGTTTGGAAAATTTGCGGTAATAATTCAGCGACTGCTTTACCATGAACGGTTTGTTCATAACCGACATAATCACCTTTATCGGTATTAATGGTAATCAGCTCACTGGCTTCAATACATAAACCTTTAGCAAAACCAATTGCTGCGCGACTTGGATTGCCTTCAGCATCAAATGCCGCTTTAATCGCAGGTCCACGCTTTTGCTCGCTACGATCTGGCTGCTTATCAGCAATACCATGAATCTGTAATGCTAGCCGGCGCGGCGCAGCAAAAGCTTTGATACTATCAAAGCTAATGTCAGCGGCTACTAATTGCTCAGTCACGCTATTTTGCAGCGCATCACGTAAGGTTTTTAAACTTTTTGGCGGCAGTTCTTCACACCCCAATTCAAACAAAATGGTGGTCATGGGATGCTCCTATTTATTATTGTTTTTGGTGGATTTATTTTTAGCAGCTTTTTCATCGGTACTAGCATTGTCACTCACGTCAGCATTAACTTCTTTTGGCAAATACTTATCGAGCGCTGCTTGACGATGTGCTTCATCTGCCAATGGGAAACCTAGTTTTGCACGGGCTTCCACATAACCAAAAGCGACTTTACGCGACAAAGTACGCACCCGCAGAATAAAGCGCTGACGCTCAGTCACCGAAATCGCACCGCGCGCATCAAGTAAATTAAACGCATGCGAGGCTTTTAGCACCATCTCATACGCAGGCAACGGCAAGCCAGCATCGACCAATTTATCGGCTTGTTGCTCATAGAAATCAAACAGCTCGCCCATTTTTGGCACATCGGCATGCTCAAAGTTATAAGTCGATTGCTCAACTTCGTTTTGATGAAAGACATCACCATAGGTCACCCGACCAAACTCGCCATCTGCCCACACCAAATCATAGACGCTATCCACGCCTTGTACATACATCGCTAGACGCTCAAGACCGTAAGTAATCTCGCCTGTGACCGGAAAACACTCAATACCGCCCACTTGCTGGAAATAGGTAAACTGCGTGACTTCCATACCGTTTAGCCAAATCTCCCAACCCAATCCCCACGCGCCAAGCGTTGGCGACTCCCAGTTGTCTTCAACAAAACGAATATCATGCACCAACGGATCAATCCCAATGGCTTTCAATGAGCCTAAATACAACTCTTGAATATTGGGTGGATTGGGTTTGAGCACCACTTGGAACTGATAATAATGCTGCAAGCGA
This genomic window from Psychrobacter urativorans contains:
- the argE gene encoding acetylornithine deacetylase — encoded protein: MVSISSNNSDVRSKASTSYPKNSIDWLMRLIAFDTVSRHSNLALIKDVQAYCEHLGLTVDLTFNEAKNKANLFVTVPAGKNADIVNGGLVLSGHTDVVPVDGQAWTSEPFTATIRGSRLYGRGSCDMKGFIACALTLLPEAAQLSKSGQLRRPLHLALSFDEEVGCLGAPLILADLKARNITPDYCIVGEPTNMTMVVAHKGIAVYRCRVHGKSAHSSLTPQGVNAISYASRLVGFVDDLAEQLSQRDDNDGLFDVPYSTLSVGTIQGGTATNIVPNLCEFTFDYRNLPHMTQDDILLPIQAKVAELSAQMQTRAPETGIELQQQESVPAMTDDDNAELQHLIAALVEDDKRHKVAYATEGGQFTNAGIPTIICGPGSIEQAHKADEYVELSEIERCDGFLQRLLQSCR
- a CDS encoding UPF0149 family protein; the protein is MNDNISGWNTWSEAFADWTDASVSEIHGFMTGLMTACNAPDEQGWATILEELSFAPLPDAALTLLTEEAEDTVFQLKDKDDAYAYTPLVPDDDHDLYERVMALKQWANGFMTGFGISDCRISAEENEMLMDLAKIGGIRLEDDEEYEGGEESYIYIYEFARMIPVSFATRQRKSVKELALIAGLKMDAKTTKEREAEGSLPKPIPPVIDVMNQNNPS
- a CDS encoding RtcB family protein, which codes for MSIQLILNDSGHHGVPVKIYTTDVEQGAMDQLRNVAKLEFIHSHIAVMPDVHVGIGATVGSVIPTKSAIIPVAVGVDIGCGMNAVRLSLTASDLPDNLRSLRLAIEQQVPVGFNMHQQISAKMSTLDPLNKRLQPITDKHPGLLKMLRGFERTWAKQLGTLGGGNHFIELCLDENQDVWVMLHSGSRGIGNCIGRYFISLAKKERQSRFGHVPDQDLSYFAEGSDSFADYIEAVEWAQDYALENRREMMRLVINALQSTQSGLPRFQLTKEAINCHHNYVNEEVHFGEQVYVTRKGAISAYEGELGIIPGSMGAKSFIVRGLGNHESFCSCSHGAGRRMSRSKAVRSFTIDELKAQTEGVECRKDKSVLDEIPSAYKDIDEVMANQSDLVEVVHTLKQVMCIKG
- a CDS encoding cell division protein ZapA; this translates as MTDANTDTQAQPEKTTEQNVNTQTDQTVSTDLNIDLDAEVNAEQKTVDASVQTTETPAPAMKKVDIVIAGVTYQIYCPVNEEEELRSAVYYINNFVLDIKQDAPNLPQENLLVLCCLNLFEKINSQQKNDESRRYDAEKSELLLNKIVLDAQSIL
- the glyS gene encoding glycine--tRNA ligase subunit beta; its protein translation is MTTILFELGCEELPPKSLKTLRDALQNSVTEQLVAADISFDSIKAFAAPRRLALQIHGIADKQPDRSEQKRGPAIKAAFDAEGNPSRAAIGFAKGLCIEASELITINTDKGDYVGYEQTVHGKAVAELLPQIFQTALDNLPIAKRMRSGASRDEFVRPVQWVVLMADDRVIDANIQGHQSGQQTRGHRFHSPEYHTINHANDYEALLDSLKVVADFDKRQAFINNQVQALADEINATAIVPQDLLDEVTALVDFPIALRADFEPRFLQVPQEALISTMQADQKYFCLTDKDGKLQPYFIFITNIASKDPKQIIEGNEKVVRPRLADAEFFFLQDQKQPLFALTESLKTRVFQDQLGTIWEKSERIAKLATFIAALLQQQGQQINIDDTARAAMLAKADLASSLVGEYPDLQGIAGTYYARLNGEPEAVAASLEEQYLPKFSGDVLPQTPIGICLALADRLDTLVGVFAIGQPPTGSKDPFSLRRSAIGVLRILIEKQLPINLVALVEQAIKNYSDDNGSKIEKMGDTFTQVMAFLNSRYRAMYTEQGVSVDTIQAVQAINPHMPLDFDQRIRAVQAFSALPQASMLADSNKRVANILAKSESLVAENVEEALLTEPAEQTLYSSVRQAQTAVQPQLAQADYTQVLQTLTSLDAPLTQFFEEVMVNSEDAALKNNRLALLKQVRALFLTVADISELQL
- a CDS encoding LysE family translocator produces the protein MSLHLFTIFFVSTFFISATPGPNMLLAFQYGLNYGVKRTLWTLAGLSLGLFILLLSTLLGLDVISRQSPWLLTLIKVVGGLYLLYLGISAWRDAANNSSLMNDANAMGEEVAASYADGHHISPAPRSLSSAAVKSFPSNVTLFRTGVWVSLSNPKAILFFAAFFPKFINFSAPLWPQYILLTIGLFLSETIWQIIYTIGGKKLSGWLDVGARLAWLNRGCGVIFVIIALALLIEVGNHFIH
- the miaB gene encoding tRNA (N6-isopentenyl adenosine(37)-C2)-methylthiotransferase MiaB — translated: MSVSVFNPRINDAVDAESTVNAIEAQASVTAPANNIATKKVFITTQGCQMNVYDSDKMLDVLGDSHGMEVTHNIDEADVLLMNTCSIREKAQEKVFSELGRWRKLKEKRPDLVIGVGGCVASQEGDNIQKRAPYVDMVFGPQTLHRLPELYDQSNEQKDIAPKNRIGTIDVSFPSIEKFDFLPEPRVEGYKAFVSIMEGCSKYCSFCVVPYTRGEELSRPLDDVLAEIDSLAAQGVREINLLGQNVNGYRGEKDDGSICRFAELLHYVSHVDGVERIRYTTSHPLEFTDDIIDAYAQLPQLVSHLHLPVQSGSNAILAAMKRNHTIDVYTTQIDKLKAVRPDIHLSSDFIIGFPGETDADFQDTLNLAKDLNFDHSYSFIYSKRPGTPASELPDDVSFATKKARLAEFQKVIIDSTLQKSHNMVGTTARVLVEQVANRHPDCLIGTADNTRTVMFPYDEDKMDELLGKIVTVRITDFVSPHMVKGELVDVLA
- the glyQ gene encoding glycine--tRNA ligase subunit alpha gives rise to the protein MTFQDLILTLQNYWADKGCVILQPYDMEVGAGTFHTATFLRSLGPERWNAAYVQPSRRPTDGRYGDNPNRLQHYYQFQVVLKPNPPNIQELYLGSLKAIGIDPLVHDIRFVEDNWESPTLGAWGLGWEIWLNGMEVTQFTYFQQVGGIECFPVTGEITYGLERLAMYVQGVDSVYDLVWADGEFGRVTYGDVFHQNEVEQSTYNFEHADVPKMGELFDFYEQQADKLVDAGLPLPAYEMVLKASHAFNLLDARGAISVTERQRFILRVRTLSRKVAFGYVEARAKLGFPLADEAHRQAALDKYLPKEVNADVSDNASTDEKAAKNKSTKNNNK